In the genome of Pseudomonadota bacterium, the window CTGCACGGCAATCCAGCCAGTTGTATGCACCACAAAGACCTGTTCTCTCAGGGCTCACTATACATACGTGATTAGGCGCAAAAGACTGGCACAGTATACATGAGTAGAAGGTGTCCACACTTTCATCGGTCATACCCTCAATCCTTGTATCCCTGTGTTCATATGACGCACGTGCCTGCTCAAGAATCTCTTTTACCTTATCCCCTTTTGTATATATCTTTATCTGAACTTTATCAAAGATTGCACCGAAATCCTGATGGTATTTTGCATGGATAATCTTGCCTACATGCTCAAGTCTAAAACCTTTTTCCACTGCCTGTTTTGAAATCCTTATCCATGCAATATCCCTCTGTCCAATATGCATAACACCCTGAGCCTGGTTTATTAAATGATGGTTTTGTCTTTCAAGTATCGGCTCAAAATCTTCCTGAAAACTGCGGCCTGCAACCTCCGCTACCATGGCAAAGTCTAACCTTGTTCCTGCCAGTACATCCGTTACGTCAGGCCCGATGACTTCAACCTTGCCATCTTCCACCTCTTCCATTCTTTTAGAGGTTGTCCATTCTACTGCTAAAGTCCTTCCACCCCCCATCTCAAGGTATATATCCTCACCGCGCACCCTTTCACCTTCAAAGGCAGGTCCATACGAAACAGGTATGGGGACCTTCGAGACTTGAACCTTCAAGCCCCTTACCTCAACTGCCTTTTGCACTATCTGGTCGTGAGGTATGTTTGAGACCACATGCTCGTATGTACAAATACCTGTAGGCAGGACCTCAGGTATTGGTGTGTCTGCAATTGTCGGGAAACCCCAGTTGATGGCGCCTGCAGCATTTGCATACCATTCATCCGTAACATCTCCAAGGGCAAGTACAAAGGCATATGTCCTGTCTTTATTGTAGATAAGGTTCTTTCTGAAATCACCAGGTTTTATGCCCCCGAAGGCCATTGCAACGCGACACGCAAAGCCTATGGCAAAAACCGCCTGATATATATCAGGGCCGAACGAGACAAGTCTTGTTGGCCAACCTATCTGAACATTTGCTTCAACAAGTTGTTCGGCAAATCTTTTTCCTTCGTGCTCAGCACACATAAACACATAGAGGTTCTTCTCCTGAAGCTCAATGGCAATCCGGGCAGCAGTTTTTGCGTCAGGCGCTGCACCAACAATGGCAGCAAAACCAGGAGCTGTCCCATCGACAAACTCTACCCCCCTTTTCCTGAAAATCACATCATTTGCGGCACCAAGCCATATTGTCTTATTTGTTATCTCTTCGCTATTTGCCATATAAAAATCCGGTTCCTCAAGGTACCTTATCGCCTCTATACATTCCTCTGCAAAGAACGTTGCCATACCGGCATCAAGGGCAGGTGCGAGATAGGGAAGCGGTGTCTTCTCTTTCACGGGTGGTGGAATAAGCCTTTTACATATATCAAGGACACGCCTCATATCTTCTATCCTTGCAACACCAATACCTGTTATTGCATATATAATCGGGAGATAGTAGGCCGTATTTGGAAAACCTACCTCCTGCTTCGGGCCAAATTTCTCAAGGGCTTCTCTGTATTTTTCTTCCGCCCTATTATAAATCTTATGTGCCCCTCTAATAGCTGCCGATGCTATAATCTTCGACATCCAGTGCCCTCCTTATTAATCCAGTGCTCTTCTCATAGCCATATCAAACAGTATTCTGTCCCTTGCTTTATCTATCCCTAAAGCCTTTCTCTTTTTGTCTATATGGTCAAGCATAAGACGTGCTGCCTTTTCAGGGTCCTGCTCATATGCCCACATCCCCTTGAACATATCTTCATACTCCTCAAAGAGATGTTTTGTAACGTTATCACTGCCTATTGTGGGCCATGTTGTGCCAAACACGGTAAATATACCTGAGGCCACAAAATATTGACCAATAGCCATGGCTTTCTCGCTCATCCATTCAGGTGCTGCCCCTGCTGCCGGAAGGTCACTTATGTCATCACCAAGGCCACCTTCCTTAACCATAGCAGTTGCCGCAATTAGAATCCTCGAATTATCCACACATGCGCCCATATGGAGGACAGGTGGAATACCCACTGCCTCACAGACCTCAGCCAATCCTGAACCTGCATACTTGCGCGCTGCCTCAGGGGTCAGAAGCCCTGCCTTTCCGCACGCCATTGCCGCACATCCTGTGGTCAACACAATTACGTCATTCTTTATAAGTTCCTTTATCATTGTAATATGGGCCAGATCATGTGGTGTCCTGACATTATTGCACCCCACAACACCTGCTACACCTCTTATCCTGCCATTTATAATATTATCATTTAACGGCCTGTAGCTTGCCCTGAAGAGCCCGCCCAGCAGATAATTTATCGTTTCATGGCT includes:
- the acsB gene encoding acetyl-CoA decarbonylase/synthase complex subunit alpha/beta → MSKIIASAAIRGAHKIYNRAEEKYREALEKFGPKQEVGFPNTAYYLPIIYAITGIGVARIEDMRRVLDICKRLIPPPVKEKTPLPYLAPALDAGMATFFAEECIEAIRYLEEPDFYMANSEEITNKTIWLGAANDVIFRKRGVEFVDGTAPGFAAIVGAAPDAKTAARIAIELQEKNLYVFMCAEHEGKRFAEQLVEANVQIGWPTRLVSFGPDIYQAVFAIGFACRVAMAFGGIKPGDFRKNLIYNKDRTYAFVLALGDVTDEWYANAAGAINWGFPTIADTPIPEVLPTGICTYEHVVSNIPHDQIVQKAVEVRGLKVQVSKVPIPVSYGPAFEGERVRGEDIYLEMGGGRTLAVEWTTSKRMEEVEDGKVEVIGPDVTDVLAGTRLDFAMVAEVAGRSFQEDFEPILERQNHHLINQAQGVMHIGQRDIAWIRISKQAVEKGFRLEHVGKIIHAKYHQDFGAIFDKVQIKIYTKGDKVKEILEQARASYEHRDTRIEGMTDESVDTFYSCILCQSFAPNHVCIVSPERTGLCGAYNWLDCRAAYEINPAGPNQPVQKGENIDERYGQFKGCNEYVKKASRQKVESVSFYSLMVDPMTTCGCCECIAAVLPMANGIMTVDRDYTDMTPCGMKFTTLAGSVGGGAQTPGFLGHSKYNITQRKFLKGDGGLLRVVWMPKRLKEEIYDRLKKRGEEFGITNFPDMIADETVARTEEEVIEYITKKGHPCVNMEPLM
- the cooS gene encoding anaerobic carbon-monoxide dehydrogenase catalytic subunit, whose protein sequence is PRGIDREVVEIMHRTHMGVDQDYRHIIQQTTRSALADGWGGSMISTDLQDIMFGTPVPVLGSMNLGVLKEDQVNVVVHGHEPLLPELLVVASRDPEIKRLAEKVGAKGINLAGMCCSANEVLMRHGIPCAGNFLQQELALVTGAVELMTVDVQCEMQGLQNVAECFHTRLITTSDRAKIEGATHIEFHPENGLDTAKLILKMAIENYPNRRHAVYIPDHTQDTVVGFSHETINYLLGGLFRASYRPLNDNIINGRIRGVAGVVGCNNVRTPHDLAHITMIKELIKNDVIVLTTGCAAMACGKAGLLTPEAARKYAGSGLAEVCEAVGIPPVLHMGACVDNSRILIAATAMVKEGGLGDDISDLPAAGAAPEWMSEKAMAIGQYFVASGIFTVFGTTWPTIGSDNVTKHLFEEYEDMFKGMWAYEQDPEKAARLMLDHIDKKRKALGIDKARDRILFDMAMRRALD